From one Paenibacillus terrae HPL-003 genomic stretch:
- a CDS encoding alkaline phosphatase family protein produces the protein MKILLTAIALTAAFWIMSHSDWFTNHSDAKAVQPSALMATPVKAETTQSNAAKSPQRIDHIVIVVEENHSSKKISGNSSAPFMNYLMKNGVSLMNHYAIEHPSQPNYLDLFSGSNQGVNNDLTPKKMNANNLALELMKHGYTFGGYSEGLPKTGFTGPYDLKTLYARKHNPWVNFTNLPASINMPLTSFAQNFNQLPTVSFVIPNLNHDMHDGTIREADRWLQAHLSAYARWAPQHNSLLIVTWDEDDLSSKNKIPTVIIGPQLKNGPYNGKSNHFSVLRMIEQLYGLELLGKSRTAPPLNIWTTGS, from the coding sequence ATGAAAATACTTTTGACCGCCATCGCTCTAACGGCAGCCTTCTGGATCATGTCTCATTCCGACTGGTTTACGAACCATTCTGACGCAAAGGCCGTTCAACCCTCTGCTTTGATGGCCACACCAGTCAAGGCTGAAACGACGCAGTCCAATGCTGCCAAATCTCCGCAACGTATTGATCATATTGTCATTGTTGTGGAAGAAAATCATTCGTCGAAAAAAATCTCAGGCAATTCTTCCGCTCCCTTTATGAATTACCTGATGAAAAATGGTGTCTCTCTGATGAATCATTATGCGATCGAACACCCGAGTCAACCGAACTATCTGGATCTGTTTTCCGGTTCCAATCAAGGGGTGAACAATGATCTGACTCCTAAGAAGATGAACGCCAACAATCTGGCGCTGGAGCTCATGAAACATGGATATACGTTTGGGGGCTACTCGGAGGGACTGCCCAAAACCGGATTTACCGGACCTTATGATCTGAAAACCCTGTATGCGAGAAAACATAACCCGTGGGTGAATTTCACCAATCTGCCTGCCTCAATCAATATGCCTTTGACTAGCTTTGCTCAAAACTTTAATCAGCTGCCGACTGTTTCTTTTGTCATTCCCAATCTGAACCACGATATGCACGACGGCACGATCCGGGAAGCGGATCGATGGCTGCAAGCCCACTTGTCCGCTTATGCCCGTTGGGCACCTCAACATAACAGTCTTTTGATCGTAACATGGGATGAAGATGATTTGAGCAGCAAGAACAAAATCCCGACTGTGATCATAGGTCCTCAATTGAAAAACGGCCCATACAACGGAAAAAGTAATCATTTCTCCGTGTTGCGCATGATTGAACAATTATACGGATTGGAGCTGCTCGGGAAGAGCAGAACGGCACCGCCGCTTAATATATGGACAACAGGCTCATAA
- a CDS encoding response regulator transcription factor, which produces MKKILLIEDEKNLARFIELELKHESYEVTVKYEGREGLESALSEEWDIILLDLMLPGINGIEVCRRIRKTKHTPIIMLTARDGVMDKVMGLDSGADDYIPKPFAIEELLARMRSLLRRSGSVEDTKQIIYNGLVLDSEARVLTKDQQIIELTKREFDLLSILMQNIGRVMTRERLMELIWGYDSEVETNVVDVYIRYLRSKIDEPGEPSFIQTLRGLGYVIRK; this is translated from the coding sequence ATGAAGAAGATACTGCTGATCGAGGATGAAAAAAATTTGGCCCGTTTCATTGAGCTGGAACTAAAGCATGAATCTTACGAGGTAACCGTTAAGTATGAAGGGCGGGAGGGGCTGGAGTCTGCATTAAGCGAGGAATGGGACATCATCCTGCTGGACTTAATGCTCCCAGGCATCAATGGAATTGAAGTGTGTCGACGGATTCGTAAAACGAAGCATACTCCGATCATTATGCTGACCGCCAGAGACGGAGTGATGGACAAGGTGATGGGACTGGACAGTGGGGCAGATGATTATATCCCTAAGCCTTTTGCCATTGAAGAGCTGCTCGCACGGATGCGTTCTTTGCTGCGACGCAGTGGCTCTGTGGAAGATACCAAACAAATTATCTACAATGGACTGGTCCTAGATAGCGAGGCCCGCGTTTTGACCAAAGACCAGCAGATTATTGAATTGACGAAGCGTGAATTTGATCTGCTGTCCATATTAATGCAGAATATTGGGCGCGTCATGACCCGGGAGAGGCTAATGGAACTCATATGGGGCTATGATTCAGAGGTGGAAACGAATGTCGTCGATGTGTATATTCGTTACCTGCGAAGCAAAATCGACGAGCCTGGGGAACCGAGCTTTATTCAGACACTACGCGGATTGGGGTATGTGATCCGAAAATGA
- a CDS encoding spermidine synthase: protein MKEIDHLDVLYKKLSNNHEITVYDTTELYGEKGLFRVMQFSNAAVQGAVDLNHPQRILFEYPRAIIHLMELNDPSFEDVFVIGHGIGTIAGHFTDKRFKIAELDALVVEFSRTFFGYNKENVTVGDGRRILEKEAPDAYDYIILDAFTDQGTPSHLISREFFRIVKEKLDSEGSMIMNLMGKSEHDHLMNAIHTTLREVFAYVTAFALPSEGAADIQNIIMIGRDKPIRFQARHMAGFYEIALGEGHILQDTDT from the coding sequence TTGAAGGAGATAGATCACTTGGATGTACTATATAAAAAATTGAGCAATAATCATGAAATAACGGTATACGACACCACAGAGCTGTATGGTGAAAAGGGATTATTCCGGGTGATGCAGTTTTCAAATGCAGCCGTACAAGGCGCGGTGGATTTAAATCATCCGCAACGCATTCTGTTCGAATATCCGAGAGCGATCATCCATCTCATGGAGCTGAACGATCCGTCATTTGAAGACGTGTTTGTAATCGGGCACGGCATAGGTACGATTGCGGGGCATTTTACAGATAAACGCTTTAAGATTGCCGAGCTGGATGCACTAGTCGTGGAGTTCAGTCGAACATTCTTTGGATACAACAAGGAAAATGTGACTGTTGGTGATGGACGCCGTATTTTGGAGAAGGAAGCGCCAGATGCTTATGATTATATTATTTTAGACGCCTTCACAGATCAGGGAACGCCGTCGCATTTAATATCCCGGGAATTTTTCAGGATCGTCAAAGAAAAGCTAGATTCCGAAGGCTCCATGATTATGAACTTAATGGGCAAAAGTGAGCACGATCATTTGATGAATGCCATTCATACAACGTTGCGTGAGGTATTCGCTTATGTCACAGCTTTCGCTCTCCCCTCGGAAGGCGCTGCCGACATTCAAAATATTATTATGATAGGCCGGGACAAGCCAATCCGGTTTCAGGCACGCCATATGGCAGGCTTTTATGAGATTGCACTTGGAGAAGGTCACATTCTACAAGACACGGATACCTGA
- a CDS encoding undecaprenyl-diphosphatase: MLSNLDYQIFHFINEQANSFSVLNGLMRFFAEDAQYVFSLALLLYWFSRNKLNRKMIISAVVSVCLGMGISFIIGHLVYRDRPFVTHAAIQLIKHPANASFPSDHAIGAFALAVTFWLYGKRFRLSWLAVALLIGFSRIWAGVHYPSDIAAGALIGTLCAVSTRYLLLRFKRPQQLADSCLKLYEKVEHKIWSKSTKPQSEDA; the protein is encoded by the coding sequence ATGTTATCTAACCTGGACTATCAGATTTTCCACTTCATTAATGAACAAGCGAATAGCTTTTCTGTTTTGAATGGGCTGATGCGTTTTTTCGCCGAAGATGCCCAATATGTATTCTCCTTGGCCTTGCTCCTGTACTGGTTTTCAAGAAATAAACTCAACCGAAAAATGATCATATCGGCGGTGGTATCCGTATGTCTGGGCATGGGGATCAGCTTTATTATCGGGCATCTTGTGTACCGGGATCGTCCCTTCGTCACCCACGCCGCCATTCAGCTAATCAAGCACCCAGCCAATGCCTCCTTCCCGAGCGACCACGCCATTGGAGCTTTTGCGCTGGCGGTCACGTTTTGGCTGTACGGTAAGAGGTTTAGATTGTCCTGGCTTGCGGTAGCTTTACTTATCGGTTTTTCCCGTATCTGGGCTGGCGTTCATTACCCGTCAGATATTGCGGCCGGTGCGCTGATTGGCACCTTGTGTGCAGTTAGTACCCGATATCTGCTCCTGCGTTTCAAACGTCCTCAGCAACTGGCAGACTCGTGCCTGAAACTGTACGAAAAAGTAGAACATAAAATTTGGAGCAAATCGACAAAACCTCAATCTGAGGATGCTTGA
- a CDS encoding adenylate kinase — protein MNRVKYAIVFLPLFLLYMFLKGGSFVVGSLYRLIYTILPLHQSMDDEIFAVQHAKRIIVIGSPGSGKTFFAKRLSKWTHLPYISLDDLYWGPEWKRSTDKQFFKQLGEVLEKEEWIIEGNYHDYYFTERLQRSDTIIVMDVSTIEAITGVITRSLNRFLFSNELPKGVKQEAVRIWDISPRFVRFVLGFRRRIRPKIWPLIMQYGNHRRLIILKSKYRACLWMNSR, from the coding sequence ATGAACCGTGTGAAATACGCTATCGTTTTTTTGCCGCTGTTCCTCCTGTATATGTTTTTAAAGGGAGGTTCTTTCGTGGTAGGTTCCCTTTATCGACTGATCTATACAATACTGCCCTTACATCAGAGTATGGATGACGAAATTTTTGCTGTGCAGCACGCCAAACGTATTATCGTGATCGGTTCGCCGGGGAGCGGCAAAACCTTTTTTGCCAAACGTCTATCCAAGTGGACTCATTTGCCGTACATCTCTCTGGATGATTTGTATTGGGGACCGGAGTGGAAGCGGAGCACGGACAAACAATTTTTCAAACAGCTGGGCGAAGTGCTCGAAAAGGAAGAATGGATCATCGAAGGGAATTATCATGATTATTATTTTACGGAGCGGCTCCAGCGCTCTGATACGATCATTGTGATGGATGTCAGCACGATTGAAGCGATAACAGGAGTTATTACACGATCGCTTAACCGTTTTCTTTTCTCCAATGAGTTGCCCAAAGGAGTAAAGCAGGAGGCGGTTCGTATTTGGGACATTTCGCCTCGGTTTGTCCGCTTTGTTTTGGGTTTTCGCAGGCGTATACGCCCTAAAATTTGGCCACTCATTATGCAATATGGCAACCACCGACGTTTAATTATTTTGAAATCAAAATATCGTGCATGCCTCTGGATGAATTCCAGATAG
- a CDS encoding YbaK/EbsC family protein, which yields MEKFHTPGLRTIDQLVESLQIQQQDMIKTLIYMADDQPIAVVVRGDHEINEVKFKHVLGSEKFEIASSDTVSKATGTPSGFIGSYGLTILSVVLMDDREERPGVKFKDSDLLYIIRYPCLVECDLLQVQSHKSLPYGVPETGLACPGLS from the coding sequence ATGGAAAAGTTTCATACTCCAGGTCTACGCACGATAGATCAACTGGTTGAATCGCTGCAAATACAGCAACAAGATATGATCAAAACACTGATTTATATGGCTGACGATCAACCCATTGCTGTAGTCGTCAGGGGAGATCATGAGATCAACGAAGTAAAATTTAAACATGTTTTAGGTAGTGAAAAATTCGAAATAGCAAGTTCAGATACCGTGTCAAAGGCGACTGGAACCCCCTCGGGGTTCATCGGCTCCTACGGCTTGACGATCCTCTCTGTAGTGTTGATGGATGATCGGGAGGAACGCCCCGGAGTTAAATTCAAAGATTCGGATTTACTGTATATCATCAGGTATCCGTGTCTTGTAGAATGTGACCTTCTCCAAGTGCAATCTCATAAAAGCCTGCCATATGGCGTGCCTGAAACCGGATTGGCTTGTCCCGGCCTATCATAA
- a CDS encoding glycoside hydrolase family 27 protein, which yields MKHHLVAHTPPMGWNSWDCYGAAVREEEVRGNAQYIAEHLKDCGWEYVVVDIQWYEPGAVSSQYRSFVPLEMDSFSRLIPAVNRFPSAADGRGFQALAEYVHSLGLKFGIHIMRGIPRQAVHQDTPILGTQATARQIAHPNSICPWNTDMYGVDATKEGAQEYYNSLFDLYAEWGVDFVKVDDIAASRLYDTHLAEIEMIRQAIAQCGRPMVLSLSPGPAPLEHASELIASANMWRMTDDFWDVWSLLYGMFERCEKWAEHVGPGHWPDCDMLPLGHLDIRSVDSVDSGSHDRWTRFTKDEQLTMMTLWSIFRSPLMFGGELRDNDAWTLSLLTNEEVLDAHHNGLDARQVYRKDEHIVWTSHNEEGHVYAALFNAGDAASRVCVSLQDLGIEGQTSGRDLWNRVDLGTLEQELSAEVSPHGAALFILK from the coding sequence ATGAAGCATCATTTGGTAGCGCATACACCCCCTATGGGGTGGAATAGCTGGGATTGCTACGGCGCAGCGGTGCGTGAGGAAGAAGTACGGGGAAATGCGCAGTATATAGCAGAACACTTGAAGGACTGTGGTTGGGAATATGTCGTGGTAGATATTCAGTGGTATGAGCCGGGAGCTGTTTCTTCACAATATCGTTCATTTGTTCCGCTGGAAATGGATTCATTTTCACGTCTTATTCCAGCAGTGAATCGTTTTCCTTCCGCAGCAGATGGACGCGGCTTCCAGGCGCTTGCGGAATATGTACACAGTCTGGGCTTGAAATTCGGTATACATATTATGAGAGGCATTCCGAGACAGGCGGTACATCAGGATACGCCGATTTTGGGAACCCAGGCAACGGCGAGACAGATTGCACATCCCAACTCCATTTGTCCCTGGAATACAGATATGTATGGGGTAGATGCTACCAAGGAAGGCGCACAGGAATATTATAATTCGCTGTTTGACCTCTATGCGGAATGGGGTGTTGATTTTGTAAAAGTGGATGATATCGCAGCTTCCCGACTCTATGATACTCATTTGGCGGAAATTGAAATGATCAGACAGGCCATCGCCCAATGCGGGCGTCCGATGGTTTTGAGTTTGTCGCCCGGTCCGGCACCGCTGGAGCATGCATCCGAATTGATCGCAAGCGCCAATATGTGGCGCATGACCGACGATTTCTGGGATGTATGGTCTTTGCTGTATGGTATGTTTGAGCGCTGCGAGAAATGGGCAGAGCACGTGGGCCCAGGCCACTGGCCGGATTGCGACATGCTGCCATTGGGTCACCTGGATATTCGCTCGGTAGATTCTGTAGATTCCGGTAGCCATGACCGCTGGACACGCTTTACGAAGGATGAGCAACTGACGATGATGACCTTGTGGAGTATTTTCCGGTCCCCGCTGATGTTTGGGGGAGAACTGCGGGATAATGATGCGTGGACACTTTCTCTGCTGACCAATGAAGAGGTGCTGGATGCTCACCACAACGGTTTGGATGCTCGGCAGGTGTACAGAAAGGATGAACATATCGTATGGACTTCGCATAACGAGGAAGGTCATGTATATGCGGCTTTGTTTAATGCTGGAGACGCAGCATCGCGGGTCTGTGTATCGCTGCAGGACCTTGGCATTGAAGGACAGACAAGTGGCAGAGACTTATGGAATCGTGTGGATCTGGGCACTTTAGAGCAAGAACTTTCCGCAGAGGTATCTCCTCATGGAGCTGCTCTATTTATTTTAAAATAG
- a CDS encoding membrane protein has product MKKEDQNMKNQSLSISTEETANSSIIQKMLNKVPEVTIFFWIIKIMTTTVGETAADFLNFNLHWGLTRTTVVMVVLLLITLLFQFRSRKYIPGIYWLVVTLISVVGTLVSDTLVDHIGISLQVTTTVFALALLVTFTLWYGSEKTLSIHSIYTAKREIFYWATIFFTFALGTAAGDLISEGLDLGYWRSALMFASLIGIVTIARYRFKFNAVWSFWMAYIVTRPLGASLGDYLSQSHADGGLGLGSAGTSEIFLVTILTLVIYLTKSGIDQTQPS; this is encoded by the coding sequence ATGAAAAAAGAGGATCAGAATATGAAAAACCAAAGTCTCTCCATTTCCACGGAGGAGACGGCGAATTCTTCCATAATCCAGAAAATGCTAAACAAGGTGCCGGAGGTCACCATTTTCTTTTGGATTATTAAGATTATGACGACGACCGTGGGAGAAACCGCTGCCGACTTTCTTAACTTTAATTTGCATTGGGGCTTGACTCGTACAACTGTGGTCATGGTTGTTCTCCTACTCATCACACTTCTATTTCAGTTTAGGTCGCGCAAATATATACCCGGAATCTACTGGCTCGTGGTGACTCTCATCAGCGTTGTGGGCACGCTCGTCTCAGATACTCTTGTGGATCATATAGGGATCTCGCTACAAGTTACCACGACCGTCTTTGCCCTTGCTCTCCTGGTGACTTTTACGCTTTGGTATGGGAGCGAGAAAACATTATCCATTCATTCTATTTACACAGCCAAGCGTGAAATTTTCTACTGGGCAACGATATTCTTTACCTTTGCCTTGGGTACAGCAGCTGGTGATCTTATATCAGAGGGCCTTGACTTAGGTTATTGGAGGTCAGCGCTTATGTTTGCGTCACTGATTGGTATCGTAACGATTGCCCGCTATCGGTTTAAATTCAATGCCGTGTGGTCCTTCTGGATGGCGTACATTGTGACCCGACCTCTCGGCGCCTCACTTGGGGATTATCTGTCACAATCTCATGCCGATGGGGGGCTCGGCCTGGGCTCGGCTGGAACCAGTGAGATTTTTCTCGTAACTATTTTAACCTTGGTGATCTACCTGACGAAATCCGGAATAGATCAAACCCAACCATCATAA
- a CDS encoding HAMP domain-containing sensor histidine kinase produces MITLKSIFSRLPIRWKLTVWSSLLLCILFVLYNGVQYFTINQWMVSEGEVSIRKSMTEIQNFFREKQMSAQEIVNSRRFVEDMNDPHQMIRILNQQGTPLLSVSDEMPEDWFPPQTAQSTRIMTAWHLEDQVLIMRSPLNSGGFTGTIEIINNMENLEKVSDKIKGVMIVGGIGAIILSALGGIFLSRQLIRPIQSMTDTMTRIRKKGLHEERVQVSDNNDELSNLGRVFNGLIDQLERSFLQQKQFVEDASHELRTPISIIEGHISLLNRWGKHDPAILDESLSVSVQELERLKGIVNDLLELTRAESGTSEQNVPAIDIRHTVQYTVTNFAMLHPDMIFREELTPLEKVQIHITPQHLEQLLLIVLDNAVKYSGSSKEILVTGMLERDEVYIHITDYGIGIPAEDLPYLFDRFYRVDKARSREQGGTGLGLAIAKQLVKRYNGDIRVSSIENIGTTVTLGFPMPESRYIG; encoded by the coding sequence ATGATAACGTTAAAATCCATATTCTCCCGTCTCCCTATTCGTTGGAAATTGACGGTGTGGTCTTCGTTGCTGCTATGTATTTTGTTTGTTTTGTACAACGGTGTCCAATATTTTACGATTAACCAATGGATGGTCAGCGAGGGAGAAGTGAGCATCCGCAAGAGTATGACTGAAATCCAAAACTTTTTTCGGGAAAAACAGATGTCTGCGCAGGAAATAGTAAACAGTCGACGTTTTGTTGAGGATATGAATGATCCGCATCAAATGATTCGCATTTTGAATCAGCAAGGTACCCCGCTATTGAGCGTCAGCGACGAGATGCCTGAGGATTGGTTTCCGCCGCAAACGGCGCAAAGCACCCGGATTATGACTGCCTGGCATCTGGAGGATCAGGTCTTGATCATGCGAAGTCCGCTGAATTCAGGTGGTTTTACGGGAACAATTGAAATTATCAATAATATGGAAAATTTAGAGAAGGTGAGTGACAAAATAAAAGGTGTCATGATTGTGGGCGGTATAGGTGCTATTATTTTAAGCGCTCTAGGCGGAATTTTTCTTTCACGCCAGTTAATCCGGCCGATTCAGTCCATGACGGATACAATGACAAGAATACGGAAAAAAGGGCTGCATGAGGAACGTGTCCAAGTATCCGATAACAATGACGAGCTGTCAAATCTGGGAAGAGTGTTTAATGGCCTGATTGATCAGTTGGAGCGTTCTTTTCTACAGCAAAAGCAGTTCGTTGAGGATGCCTCCCATGAATTACGTACACCTATTTCGATTATTGAAGGCCATATCTCCTTATTGAACCGCTGGGGCAAACACGATCCGGCCATATTGGACGAGTCGCTCAGTGTGTCCGTCCAGGAGCTTGAGCGTTTGAAAGGCATTGTAAACGATCTCCTGGAGTTGACGCGGGCCGAATCGGGAACTTCTGAACAGAATGTGCCTGCAATAGATATCCGTCACACCGTTCAGTATACGGTCACCAATTTTGCCATGCTGCATCCTGATATGATATTCCGGGAGGAACTGACTCCCCTCGAAAAGGTGCAGATTCACATCACGCCTCAGCATCTGGAACAACTGTTACTGATCGTGCTGGATAACGCCGTTAAATATTCTGGCTCTTCGAAAGAAATCCTTGTAACGGGGATGCTGGAACGAGACGAGGTTTATATTCATATTACCGATTATGGAATCGGAATTCCGGCGGAGGACTTGCCTTATTTATTCGACCGATTTTATCGGGTGGATAAGGCGAGAAGCCGCGAACAGGGCGGAACAGGTCTGGGCCTTGCTATAGCCAAGCAACTGGTCAAGCGATATAACGGTGACATCAGAGTGAGCAGTATTGAAAATATTGGGACAACCGTAACACTTGGTTTTCCAATGCCAGAGTCTAGATATATTGGATAA
- a CDS encoding rhodanese-related sulfurtransferase, with amino-acid sequence MCEHAYRILLFYKYVNIEDPATFTAEHLAYCKGLGVKGRILIAQEGINGTLSGTVEQTEQYIRDLRANPKFHDIVIKIDESDGHAFKKIFVRHRQELVTLRHEDELDPNVISGKRLSPKEFYEQLQGEDVVVLDGRNDYEYDIGHFRGAIRPEVESFREFPQWIRDNMSQFKDKKILTYCTGGIRCEKLSGLLIKEGFNDVGQLDGGIVTYSKEPEVQGRLFDGKCYVFDERISIPINHTDEDVIVGKCFHCETPSDHYINCPVCNLQHIVCPDCEEQHQHYCSDDCRITAETVASA; translated from the coding sequence GTGTGCGAGCATGCTTATCGAATTTTGTTGTTTTACAAATATGTCAATATTGAAGATCCTGCCACCTTTACAGCAGAGCATCTGGCTTACTGCAAGGGGTTGGGCGTCAAGGGAAGAATTTTGATCGCTCAGGAAGGGATTAACGGGACACTGTCTGGTACGGTAGAGCAAACGGAGCAATATATCCGTGATTTGCGCGCCAATCCGAAATTCCACGATATCGTTATTAAAATAGATGAGTCAGATGGTCATGCGTTCAAGAAAATATTTGTACGCCACCGTCAGGAGCTTGTTACGTTGCGTCATGAGGATGAGCTGGATCCTAACGTAATCAGTGGCAAGCGTTTGTCACCGAAGGAGTTTTATGAGCAGCTTCAAGGTGAAGATGTGGTTGTGCTGGACGGACGTAACGACTATGAATATGACATCGGTCATTTCCGTGGCGCCATTCGTCCGGAAGTCGAATCTTTCCGTGAATTTCCACAGTGGATTCGCGACAATATGAGTCAGTTCAAGGACAAGAAAATACTGACGTATTGTACTGGCGGCATCCGATGCGAAAAGCTGTCCGGTCTTTTGATCAAAGAAGGCTTTAACGATGTAGGCCAGCTGGATGGCGGCATTGTAACCTACAGCAAGGAACCGGAAGTCCAAGGTCGTTTGTTTGACGGTAAATGCTATGTGTTTGATGAACGCATCTCGATCCCGATCAACCATACGGATGAAGACGTCATTGTGGGCAAGTGCTTCCATTGTGAGACACCAAGCGATCACTACATCAACTGTCCGGTGTGCAATCTCCAGCATATCGTATGTCCGGACTGCGAAGAGCAGCATCAACATTATTGCTCTGACGATTGCCGTATTACTGCGGAAACCGTTGCTTCTGCCTAA
- a CDS encoding YebC/PmpR family DNA-binding transcriptional regulator: MGRKWNNIKEKKASKDANTSRIYAKFGVEIYVAAKQGEPDPESNRVLRVVLERAKTYNVPKAIIDRAIEKAKGAGDENYVELRYEGFGPNGSMVIVDALTNNVNRTASDVRSAFTKNGGSLGVSGSVAYMFDSTAVIGLVGKTADEVLELLMEADVEVRDIIEEDEAVIVYAEPDQFHAVQEAFKQAGVTEFTVAELTMLAQNDISLPEDAQVQFDKLIDALEDLEDVQQVYHNVDSEE; the protein is encoded by the coding sequence ATGGGACGTAAGTGGAACAATATTAAAGAAAAAAAGGCATCCAAGGATGCCAATACGAGTCGTATATATGCTAAATTTGGCGTAGAAATTTATGTAGCAGCCAAACAGGGTGAGCCTGATCCTGAATCCAATCGGGTATTAAGAGTCGTACTAGAACGTGCAAAAACGTACAATGTACCGAAAGCCATCATTGACCGGGCTATTGAAAAAGCAAAAGGTGCCGGGGATGAAAACTATGTTGAGCTTCGCTATGAAGGCTTCGGACCGAACGGTTCCATGGTCATTGTAGATGCACTTACCAATAACGTAAACCGTACGGCATCTGATGTTCGTTCTGCTTTTACTAAAAATGGCGGCAGTCTGGGTGTAAGCGGATCTGTAGCCTACATGTTTGATTCAACGGCGGTTATTGGTCTGGTAGGTAAAACCGCAGATGAAGTGTTGGAGTTGTTGATGGAGGCAGATGTAGAGGTACGTGACATCATCGAAGAGGACGAGGCTGTTATCGTATACGCAGAGCCTGACCAATTCCATGCTGTACAGGAAGCTTTCAAGCAGGCAGGAGTTACAGAATTTACAGTGGCCGAGCTTACCATGCTTGCCCAAAATGACATCTCACTTCCAGAGGATGCACAGGTACAATTTGATAAATTGATTGATGCATTAGAAGATTTGGAGGATGTTCAACAGGTTTACCACAACGTAGATTCTGAGGAATAG
- a CDS encoding carbohydrate kinase family protein, whose product MKLKRIHKNELDEPWPSRQQILCIGGANLDRKIMIKGTFQLHTSNPSSTRQQSCGGVARNVAENLGRLSQQAILLTAVGDDAEGEFIVEQSRHYMKVVPMQVKGEPSTGVYTALLDERGELIVATAEMEIYDQIRPSVIFENTPLIASSRLVLLDTNFSMNVIASTIRLCHEHRIPLVVSSVSASKMRRLPRNLNGVGWLVCNQVEAESYLGIELQDDQQMLDATRIFHQLGVQNVILIRGADSVLFASQDGSHGQIFRHPVQEVMDVTGADDAFIAGMIYGIIQGYPMEQVCQFGISCVALTIQTDRTVSETISLNNLHSMFKELYGIHAQNFVFFKGGYFKEKDT is encoded by the coding sequence ATGAAATTAAAACGGATTCACAAAAATGAACTGGACGAGCCTTGGCCCTCTAGACAGCAAATACTATGTATCGGGGGGGCCAATCTTGACCGTAAAATTATGATTAAAGGTACATTTCAGCTTCACACCTCCAATCCGAGTAGCACCAGGCAGCAATCTTGCGGTGGGGTGGCTCGCAATGTAGCCGAAAATTTGGGGAGGCTAAGCCAACAGGCCATCCTGTTAACCGCAGTTGGAGATGATGCGGAAGGTGAATTTATAGTCGAGCAGTCTAGACATTACATGAAAGTGGTTCCTATGCAAGTCAAAGGTGAACCATCAACCGGGGTTTACACTGCTTTGCTGGACGAGCGTGGTGAGCTGATTGTAGCGACAGCAGAGATGGAGATTTATGATCAGATCCGTCCTTCAGTAATCTTTGAAAATACTCCTTTGATCGCCTCGTCCCGACTAGTGCTGTTGGACACGAATTTCTCTATGAACGTCATTGCATCCACCATACGGCTATGTCATGAACATCGGATTCCGCTTGTCGTTTCTTCAGTGTCCGCCTCCAAAATGAGAAGGCTTCCTCGAAATTTGAATGGGGTGGGTTGGCTGGTATGTAACCAGGTAGAAGCTGAATCCTATTTGGGAATAGAGCTTCAGGATGATCAGCAAATGCTGGATGCAACCCGTATTTTTCATCAACTCGGGGTTCAAAATGTAATTCTTATTCGGGGAGCAGACAGTGTTTTGTTTGCCTCGCAGGATGGATCTCATGGACAAATTTTTAGGCACCCAGTTCAGGAAGTTATGGATGTCACGGGCGCAGATGATGCTTTTATTGCCGGAATGATATATGGAATTATCCAAGGATACCCTATGGAGCAAGTGTGTCAATTCGGAATCAGCTGTGTCGCCTTGACCATTCAAACGGATCGGACGGTTTCAGAGACCATTTCTCTAAATAATCTTCATTCCATGTTCAAGGAGCTGTACGGCATACATGCGCAAAATTTTGTGTTTTTTAAGGGTGGGTATTTTAAGGAGAAAGATACATAA